The Cottoperca gobio chromosome 6, fCotGob3.1, whole genome shotgun sequence genome has a segment encoding these proteins:
- the eif4g2b gene encoding eukaryotic translation initiation factor 4 gamma 2b, producing the protein MLGNIKFIGELGKLDLIHESILHKCIKTLLEKKKRVQLKDMGEDLECLCQIMRTVGPRLDHDKAKSLMDQYFGRMRSLMNNNELPARLRFLLQDTAELRENNWIPRKAFIDNGPKTINQIRQEAVKISLRPAQSFLLNKNQVPKLQPQIPTMMPPSAQPPHTQTPPLGQPPQLGLKTNPPPIQEKPQKIIKKPPPAKEELLKMTEAMVTEYLNSKNLTEAVSITKEMKAPKPFLPEMLSKIIVCSLDRPDEDKEHASTLIHTLRTEGLITGESFMQAFLNVLDQCPKIELDVPLVKSYLAQFAARAIIAELVSVAELAHPLENGTHFPLFLLCLQQTAKLKDRDWLTDLFQQSKVNMQKMLPEIDQNKDRMLEILEGKGLSFLFPLLKLEKELLKQIKADPSPQSIYKWIKDNISPKLHTDKGFVNILMTSFLQYISQELCMAEGDEQLAAPPKEQLEQEKQLLLAFKPVMQKFLHDHTQLQVSALYALQVHCNTSAFPKGMLLRYFVNFYDMEIIEEEAFLAWKEDIAQEFPGKGKSLFQVNQWLTWLETAEEEESEDEAD; encoded by the exons ATGCTTGGCAACATTAAATTCATCGGGGAACTTGGCAAACTCGACCTCATCCACGAATCTATCCTTCATAAGTGCATCAAAACA CTtctggaaaagaagaagagagtcCAGCTTAAGGATATGGGGGAGGATCTGGAGTGCCTCTGTCAGATAATGAGAACTGTGGGGCCGAGACTCGACCATGACAAAGCAAAG TCTTTAATGGATCAGTATTTTGGCCGTATGCGATCCTTAATGAACAACAACGAGTTGCCCGCTAGGCTCCGCTTCCTGCTGCAAGACACAGCGGAACTTCGAGAAAACAACTGGATCCCCCGCAAGGCTTTCATCGACAACGGACCAAAGACGATTAACCAGATCCGTCAGGAAGCAGTGAAA ATCAGCCTCAGGCCTGCTCAGTCATTCCTCCTCAACAAGAACCAGGTACCCAAGCTTCAGCCCCAGATCCCCACCATGATGCCTCCCAGCGCCCAGCCTCCACACACTCAAACCCCCCCTCTGGGACAG CCTCCACAGCTCGGCCTGAAGACCAACCCTCCGCCCATCCAAGAGAAACCTCAGAAGATAATCAAGAAACCTCCTCCTGCCAAGGAGGAACTGCTTAAGATGACG gaGGCGATGGTGACGGAGTACTTGAACAGTAAGAACCTGACGGAGGCTGTGAGCATCACCAAAGAGATGAAGGCTCCCAAGCCCTTCCTGCCTGAGATGCTGAGTAAGATCATCGTGTGCTCCCTGGACCGTCCTGATGAGGACAAGGAGCACGCCAGCACTCTGATCCACACCCTCCGCACTGAGGGCCTCATCACTGGAGAGAGCTTCATGCAG GCGTTCCTCAACGTCCTGGACCAGTGCCCTAAGATCGAGCTGGACGTGCCCCTGGTGAAGTCCTACCTGGCCCAATTTGCGGCTCGGGCCATCATTGCAGAGCTGGTGAGCGTGGCGGAGCTGGCTCACCCCCTGGAGAACGGCACACACTTCCCCCTCTTCCTGCTCTGCCTGCAACAGACGGCGAAGCTGAAGGACCGAGACTGGCTCACTGACCTCTTCCAGCAGAGCAAGGTCAACATGCAGAAGATGCTCCCAG AAATCGATCAGAACAAGGACCGCATGCTGGAGATCCTGGAGGGGAAGGGCCTGAGCTTTCTGTTCCCGCTGCTGAAGCTGGAGAAGGAGCTGCTGAAACAGATCAAGGCAGACCCCTCTCCACAGTCCATCTACAAGTGGATCAAAGACAACATCTCGCCCAAGCTTCACACTGACAAAGGCTTCGTTAACATCCTCATGACCAG TTTCCTGCAGTACATCTCCCAGGAGCTGTGCATGGCGGAGGGCGATGAGCAGCTGGCGGCCCCCCCCAAAgagcagctggagcaggagaaacAGCTACTGCTGGCCTTCAAGCCCGTCATGCAGAAGTTCCTGCACGACCACACCCAGCTGCAGGTCAGCGCCCTCTACGCCTTGCAGGTGCACTGCAATACCAGCGCCTTCCCTAAAG GCATGCTGCTGCGCTACTTTGTCAACTTCTACGACATGGAGATCATTGAAGAAGAAGCCTTCCTTGCATGGAAAGAAGATATCGCCCAAGAATTCCCTGGAAAAGGAAAATCTTTATTCCAG GTCAACCAGTGGCTCACCTGGCTGGAGacggcggaggaggaggagtcagAGGACGAAGCAGACTGA
- the LOC115009601 gene encoding uncharacterized protein LOC115009601, with protein MCLCIHSVITYKYLTLQHTDLQLSQAQTEKSYFESKLKLERVSGEKQALLQENRSLEGVRDDLRHKLRQITDENVQIKQSEMNSRRRAMTSEEEGKNANQARQEAEAERRLAEKERQDRAAECLRWREKHQDMDHRFRAQEDLKALRQNKACQANIKSYFLCMTESNQRVKILRNQDGAPRNFTEGDPVYISTPESSPEEPERTSSRTGQDLRTMLRVSAPHTGPSHFHDLPAFGGEGPDSAPPRRSRKVVEYFWIPTDQE; from the exons atgtgtctgtgtattcatagtgtaataacatataaatatctAACTTTGCAGCACACTGATCTGCAGCTTTCTCAAGCACAAACAGAGAAGAGCTACTTTGAAAGTAAGCTGAAGCTGGAGCGGGTGTCTGGGGAGAAACAGGCGCTGCTGCAGGAGAACAGGAGCCTGGAGGGAGTCAGAGACGACCTCCGACACAAGCTGAGGCAGATCACTGACGAAAATGTCCAAATAAAACAGAG TGAGATGAATTCGAGGCGGCGAGCGATGACTtcggaggaggaggggaaaaatGCCAACCAGGCCCGGCAGGAGGCCGAGGCCGAGAGGCGCCTGGctgagaaggagaggcaggacAGAGCGGCCGAGTGTCTCCGCTGGAGGGAGAAGCACCAGGACATGGACCACAGATTCAGAGCGCAGGAGGACCTGAAGGCTCTGAGGCAGAACAAAGCA TGTCAAGCAAACATCAAGAGTTATTTCCTCTGCATGACAGAAAGCAACCAGAGGGTGAAGATTCTCAGAAATCAAGACGGCGCACCAAGAAACTTTACG GAGGGAGACCCGGTGTACATCTCCACACCTGAGTCCAGCCCTGAAGAGCCTGAGAGGACTTCATCCAG gacaggacaggacctCAGGACCATGTTGAGGGTCTCCGCCCCACACACGGGCCCGAGTCACTTCCATGACCTGCCCGCCTTCGGAGGAGAGGGACCCGACTCTGCGCCTCCTCGCAGAAGCAGGAAGGTGGTGGAGTACTTCTGGATCCCGACAGATCAGGAGTAA
- the lyve1b gene encoding lymphatic vessel endothelial hyaluronic receptor 1b, whose product MARLVFFTLFLSFAAFLLASDSNLNKVPQTHRAAGVFLLIEGGEYTFNFTAARAACLSLNVTIATRHQVERALKHGLETCKYGWVVEQIAIIPRQRSDRKCGRGKLGVLTWYATADTEFGVFCINASDIEKTTNRPTTSAQSSAPPPHTDSTDTCHTSSQIHAQDSTFRETNNNKSPRADISFHSPHENNPFHEGLLHLHHSEAFLHPHPYFSFSPSHLKTHRCQFCIFSFCSRLQLRSSPPSQRCHGRRALQKWLCEMYPQHSSFLASSLCS is encoded by the exons ATGGcaagattagttttttttactctgtttttgtcttttgcagCCTTTTTGTTGGCGTCCGACTCCAATCTAAATAAAG TCCCTCAAACCCACAGAGCAGCTGGAGTCTTCCTGCTTATTGAAGGAGGGGAATACACCTTTAACTTCACCGCTGCCAgagctgcctgtctgtctctcaacGTCACGATAGCGACCAGACACCAGGTGGAGCGAGCCCTGAAGCACGGACTGGAGACGTGCAA ATACGGCTGGGTTGTTGAACAGATCGCAATCATCCCTCGACAAAGATCTGACAGAAAGTGTGGAAGGGGCAAACTTGGGGTGTTGACGTGGTACGCGACTGCAGATACAGAGTTTGGTGTCTTCTGCATCAATGCATCAG ATAtagagaaaacaacaaacagaccaACAACCAGCGCACAAAGCTCGGCGCCCCCCCCCCACACGGACAGCACTGACACCTGCCACACCTCATCTCAGATCCACGCGCAAGACTCCACCTTCAGggaaaccaacaacaacaaaagcccCCGAGCAGACATCAGCTTTCACTCTCCTCATGAAAACAACCCTTTCCACGAGggtctcctccacctccaccactcTGAAGCCTTTCTCCACCCACATCCCTACTTCTCTTTCTCACCTTCTCACCTCAAAACACACAGGTGTCAGTTCTGcatcttctccttctgttcACGCCTCCAGCTTCGCAGTTCTCCTCCCAGTCAGCGATGCCACGGCCGACGAGCTCTGCAAAAGTGGCTCTGCGAG ATGTATCCACAGCACTCATCATTCTTGGCGTCATCGCTCTGCTCCTGA
- the rlig1 gene encoding RNA ligase 1 isoform X3 — protein sequence MQFQVVATEHVNPVSLEANVDCALATEKLDGTCCYVTVYKGRPHLWARLDRKPTKQAEKRFRKHQRSHRSCKGFTWNVEEDFKAVPEAWIPAHRVKHHSGRPVPDEHGHIPGWVPVEKHNKQYCWHSSVLDRDVVAALVLRPSGDDEDGLEVAAVPLADLLEQTLELIGTNVNGNPYALGSKKQPVHCLVSHGSVRIRNPPPVDFQQLCSWFQESPAGRVEGIVWHCSDGSLVKVHRHHLALRWPDGETCLGERPVVVRVGGASDEYSGSQDLFASFSRLNGHRFSRLPDIQFDS from the exons ATG CAATTCCAGGTTGTTGCCACAGAGCACGTGAACCCTGTTTCTCTGGAGGCCAACGTTGATTGTGCGCTCGCCACAGAAAAACTAGACGGCACGTGTTGTTATGTTACAGTTTATAAAG GGCGACCTCACCTGTGGGCTCGACTCGACAGGAAACCCACCAAACAGGCAGAGAAGAGGTTCAGGAAGCACCAGCGGTCTCACCGGAGCTGCAAAG GCTTCACGTGGAACGTAGAGGAAGACTTTAAGGCGGTGCCGGAGGCGTGGATCCCGGCCCACAGAGTCAAACATCACAGCGGACGTCCGGTGCCTGATGAACACGGACACATTCCAG GCTGGGTTCCAGTTGAGAAGCACAACAAACAGTACTGCTGGCACTCCTCCGTCCTGGATCGTGACGTCGTGGCGGCTCTTGTTCTGAGGCCGAGCGGTGACGATGAAGACGGGCTTGAAGTCGCCGCCGTCCCGTTGGCCGACCTCCTGGAACAAACGCTGGAGCTCATTGGAACCAACGTCAACGGAAACCCTTATG CACTCGGGAGTAAGAAGCAGCCGGTGCACTGCCTGGTGTCACACGGGAGTGTTCGGATCAGGAACCCTCCGCCGGTGGACTTCCAGCAGCTGTGCTCCTGGTTCCAGGAGAGCCCGGCGGGCCGGGTGGAGGGCATCGTGTGGCACTGCAGCGACGGCTCGCTCGTTAAA GTTCATCGTCATCACCTGGCGCTCAGGTGGCCGGATGGAGAAACGTGCCTCGGTGAGCGGCCGGTGGTCGTCCGCGTGGGCGGGGCGTCGGATGAATACAGCGGCAGCCAGGACTTGTTCGCATCCTTCTCCAGACTAAACGGACACCGTTTCAGCCGACTGCCGGACATCCAGTTCGACTCATGA
- the rlig1 gene encoding RNA ligase 1 isoform X1, whose product MSRDRKSLIHIHANNTPWELQLCSAANINVTVNMRRLGSVQQKIPCVFLTEVKQEPSRKRDCQQFQVVATEHVNPVSLEANVDCALATEKLDGTCCYVTVYKGRPHLWARLDRKPTKQAEKRFRKHQRSHRSCKGFTWNVEEDFKAVPEAWIPAHRVKHHSGRPVPDEHGHIPGWVPVEKHNKQYCWHSSVLDRDVVAALVLRPSGDDEDGLEVAAVPLADLLEQTLELIGTNVNGNPYALGSKKQPVHCLVSHGSVRIRNPPPVDFQQLCSWFQESPAGRVEGIVWHCSDGSLVKVHRHHLALRWPDGETCLGERPVVVRVGGASDEYSGSQDLFASFSRLNGHRFSRLPDIQFDS is encoded by the exons ATGTCACGTGACCGGAAGTCTCTCATTCACATCCATGCTAACAACACACCGTGGGAATTACAGCTCTGCTCAGCTGCGAACATAAACGTTACCGTCAACATGCGACGTCTGGGCTCCGTGCAGCAGAAGATACCGTGCGTGTTCCTCACGGAGGTGAAGCAGGAACCGTCCAGGAAACGAGACTGTCAG CAATTCCAGGTTGTTGCCACAGAGCACGTGAACCCTGTTTCTCTGGAGGCCAACGTTGATTGTGCGCTCGCCACAGAAAAACTAGACGGCACGTGTTGTTATGTTACAGTTTATAAAG GGCGACCTCACCTGTGGGCTCGACTCGACAGGAAACCCACCAAACAGGCAGAGAAGAGGTTCAGGAAGCACCAGCGGTCTCACCGGAGCTGCAAAG GCTTCACGTGGAACGTAGAGGAAGACTTTAAGGCGGTGCCGGAGGCGTGGATCCCGGCCCACAGAGTCAAACATCACAGCGGACGTCCGGTGCCTGATGAACACGGACACATTCCAG GCTGGGTTCCAGTTGAGAAGCACAACAAACAGTACTGCTGGCACTCCTCCGTCCTGGATCGTGACGTCGTGGCGGCTCTTGTTCTGAGGCCGAGCGGTGACGATGAAGACGGGCTTGAAGTCGCCGCCGTCCCGTTGGCCGACCTCCTGGAACAAACGCTGGAGCTCATTGGAACCAACGTCAACGGAAACCCTTATG CACTCGGGAGTAAGAAGCAGCCGGTGCACTGCCTGGTGTCACACGGGAGTGTTCGGATCAGGAACCCTCCGCCGGTGGACTTCCAGCAGCTGTGCTCCTGGTTCCAGGAGAGCCCGGCGGGCCGGGTGGAGGGCATCGTGTGGCACTGCAGCGACGGCTCGCTCGTTAAA GTTCATCGTCATCACCTGGCGCTCAGGTGGCCGGATGGAGAAACGTGCCTCGGTGAGCGGCCGGTGGTCGTCCGCGTGGGCGGGGCGTCGGATGAATACAGCGGCAGCCAGGACTTGTTCGCATCCTTCTCCAGACTAAACGGACACCGTTTCAGCCGACTGCCGGACATCCAGTTCGACTCATGA
- the rlig1 gene encoding RNA ligase 1 isoform X2, producing the protein MSRDRKSLIHIHANNTPWELQLCSAANINVTVNMRRLGSVQQKIPCVFLTEVKQEPSRKRDCQQFQVVATEHVNPVSLEANVDCALATEKLDGTCCYVTVYKGRPHLWARLDRKPTKQAEKRFRKHQRSHRSCKGFTWNVEEDFKAVPEAWIPAHRVKHHSGRPVPDEHGHIPGWVPVEKHNKQYCWHSSVLDRDVVAALVLRPSGDDEDGLEVAAVPLADLLEQTLELIGTNVNGNPYVVSSQHSGVRSSRCTAWCHTGVFGSGTLRRWTSSSCAPGSRRARRAGWRASCGTAATARSLKFIVITWRSGGRMEKRASVSGRWSSAWAGRRMNTAAARTCSHPSPD; encoded by the exons ATGTCACGTGACCGGAAGTCTCTCATTCACATCCATGCTAACAACACACCGTGGGAATTACAGCTCTGCTCAGCTGCGAACATAAACGTTACCGTCAACATGCGACGTCTGGGCTCCGTGCAGCAGAAGATACCGTGCGTGTTCCTCACGGAGGTGAAGCAGGAACCGTCCAGGAAACGAGACTGTCAG CAATTCCAGGTTGTTGCCACAGAGCACGTGAACCCTGTTTCTCTGGAGGCCAACGTTGATTGTGCGCTCGCCACAGAAAAACTAGACGGCACGTGTTGTTATGTTACAGTTTATAAAG GGCGACCTCACCTGTGGGCTCGACTCGACAGGAAACCCACCAAACAGGCAGAGAAGAGGTTCAGGAAGCACCAGCGGTCTCACCGGAGCTGCAAAG GCTTCACGTGGAACGTAGAGGAAGACTTTAAGGCGGTGCCGGAGGCGTGGATCCCGGCCCACAGAGTCAAACATCACAGCGGACGTCCGGTGCCTGATGAACACGGACACATTCCAG GCTGGGTTCCAGTTGAGAAGCACAACAAACAGTACTGCTGGCACTCCTCCGTCCTGGATCGTGACGTCGTGGCGGCTCTTGTTCTGAGGCCGAGCGGTGACGATGAAGACGGGCTTGAAGTCGCCGCCGTCCCGTTGGCCGACCTCCTGGAACAAACGCTGGAGCTCATTGGAACCAACGTCAACGGAAACCCTTATG tTGTGTCCTCACAGCACTCGGGAGTAAGAAGCAGCCGGTGCACTGCCTGGTGTCACACGGGAGTGTTCGGATCAGGAACCCTCCGCCGGTGGACTTCCAGCAGCTGTGCTCCTGGTTCCAGGAGAGCCCGGCGGGCCGGGTGGAGGGCATCGTGTGGCACTGCAGCGACGGCTCGCTCGTTAAA GTTCATCGTCATCACCTGGCGCTCAGGTGGCCGGATGGAGAAACGTGCCTCGGTGAGCGGCCGGTGGTCGTCCGCGTGGGCGGGGCGTCGGATGAATACAGCGGCAGCCAGGACTTGTTCGCATCCTTCTCCAGACTAA